The genomic segment ATTTGAAGGAAAGACTTGGAATGACTTCTTATTTTACATAATTTTGCAATCCACTCCCgtgcttcaaaaaaaaaaaaactagttgTGGTTTTATAATCCTTGCCAAATGGGTTGTCTAATTAAATCGATGGATTTGTTATTATGCATTTGAAATCCTTAACTTCCAATCCATTAATCCAAAACAATCGAATATCAAGAATTTTCGCATCTCCAGTAATAGTTATACTTTTCTTGTCCCTTTCGCTCCTGTTTATGTGGAACCCACATAAAGCTTTTGAAAATTCTATTGGAACATTCACATGTAAGGATGAATTTCAGATAGAGAATCAATCCCGAGCCCTGATTTCAAGTGGATCAGGCAGTGGTAATAGGAATGGTTTAAAGGACGCAAGTAATGCTCTGACCACTTCTAAAGAGCTCTTAAAAATCATCAACCGAATCTGGGCTCGTGCAGATCCACCTTCATCTAGCATGTCTCTAATCTCAGCCCTTCATGCTGAGCTTGAGAGAGCTCGTCTTCAAGTTAATCACTTCATCCAAGAATATCACTCTGATAAAAGAGAGGTAAACAATCTCATTAAGTATTTTGCTGAAGAAAAGGCATCATGGAAAAGTAAAGAACAGCAAGCTGTGGACGCTGCGGTTGAGTCTATTGCTGGTGAACTAAAGATAGAGCGAAAGTTAAGGAGGCGACTCGAGAGCTTGAATAAAAAGCTTGGGAAAGAATTAGCGGAGACTAAGGCATCATTCTTGAAGGCAGCTGAAGAGTTGGAAAGCGAGAAACGAGCTAGAGAAATCACAGAACAAGTGTGTGATGAATTGGCTCGGAATATTGACGAGGAGAGGGCTGAAGTAGAAATGCTAAAACGGGATTCTGTTAAATCATTTGAGTCTAAGCATCAATTGGAGGAGAAAAGTTCTGCCATTAAGAAGCTCAGGAAACAATTGGAAGGTTTCCTAGGAACAAAACGAGACAAAGAAGTTGAGAATGGGACGTATTTGAGTAAGACTAAAGCTGGTTCTCATCAGAATGAGCAAGAAGAAGGAAATGGAGTGCTAGAAGATCTTACAGAGAGTAAAGAAGACACAGGAGACAGTGATCTTCATTCTATTGAATTGAACACggataataataacaataataaaggCTACAAGTGGGTTCATGGCTCTGCTGTCGATCGCGAGTCTAGGAAATTGGTAGTTAAGGATGAAATCATGATTCGAAATTCTGTCTCTGGGCATGTTGCTTGGAAGAGTGGTTCTATCCAAAGGAGTGTGTCGGATTGTGTTGAATCTGCCATTCAAGATGCGAGTGGTCCATACTTGGGTGAAGGTGTAGACAGGGCAAGATATCTACTCGACAAACAAGCTCAAAACAGAAGCCATCTTGATGATACTTACAGATACAAATCTAGCAAGGGTCTCAAAGCTCACACACTATCAAGTTCTAAGTTACCACTGGCAAGAGACTATCACAGTTTATCGGAGCAAAATGAGCAACCATGGTCTTTGCGGGATCCTTACTCTACGATTCAGGAAAAATCACGTGCCATTCAAATGACGAGTTCaaaatcaagaatgtcagaTGCCAGAGGGGAAAGCCAGAGTGCTAGAAGATCCAAATGGTGATTTTTTCTGCTGTATTACATCTTCCGAAACTACTCAAGAATtcaaacaattttaaaattctcGAGGGTATTACATTCTTGTTCACGAAGTTGACATCTATTTGGTTCTTGAAAAACAATGGATAACTTCCATAGCTATCCATTTCTCTCCTCATGTACTCAATCTACCTCAAAACTATTAGTATTACTGCTGAATGTATGGGTCAGAAACCGTTTTGTAGGAAGTTGTGCTAATTTGAGTGTGGAAAATGGTGGTTGTACATAAGCATATATTGAAAACAAGTTGGGGTGTTTTAGTAGTTTTCTGTAATCACTTGTGAGTCTCGCTTT from the Primulina eburnea isolate SZY01 chromosome 3, ASM2296580v1, whole genome shotgun sequence genome contains:
- the LOC140826058 gene encoding uncharacterized protein, which codes for MPRQGRRGAITEGRLVPTKIRKRGCSSSSSTSSRVHNYRLNKRAIVVGKNRAGVGIGHGGSRSTTPVPVWRTTPLRSGIESPKYSHSAKSTQPVSARRLAATLWGMNDMPSPKMSENNLEMIKEHRKTDGVKTVSKREKMQPGWGLHLGSRYLPPHLLDPSHSPTISEKIDRSGSCSHQKRTPTISQRLRSIDQNVGALDSISNASFMEIENQSRALISSGSGSGNRNGLKDASNALTTSKELLKIINRIWARADPPSSSMSLISALHAELERARLQVNHFIQEYHSDKREVNNLIKYFAEEKASWKSKEQQAVDAAVESIAGELKIERKLRRRLESLNKKLGKELAETKASFLKAAEELESEKRAREITEQVCDELARNIDEERAEVEMLKRDSVKSFESKHQLEEKSSAIKKLRKQLEGFLGTKRDKEVENGTYLSKTKAGSHQNEQEEGNGVLEDLTESKEDTGDSDLHSIELNTDNNNNNKGYKWVHGSAVDRESRKLVVKDEIMIRNSVSGHVAWKSGSIQRSVSDCVESAIQDASGPYLGEGVDRARYLLDKQAQNRSHLDDTYRYKSSKGLKAHTLSSSKLPLARDYHSLSEQNEQPWSLRDPYSTIQEKSRAIQMTSSKSRMSDARGESQSARRSKW